The following nucleotide sequence is from Pseudomonas putida S13.1.2.
AACCATGGGCGAAGGACACCCCGGTGCACGTCAGGATCAGTACGCCACGAATCCACCATGGCGGCGGTGTCTGGCCTTGCGGCGCCTGGTATAGCGCTTGACGCTTCACCAGTGCTCGAAGGGCAAGTAACAACAAGGCGGCGCAGGCAAAGCCGATCAGGGGGGAGAACAGCAGGGCGTAGCCCACCTTGCTGGCCTGGGCCCAGTCCACGCCGCTGGTGCCGTCACGCCCATGCATCAGCGCATTGGCCACACCCACGCCGATGATCGAGCCGATCAGGGTGTGCGAGGATGATGCCGGCAGCCCCAGCCACCAGGTGCCCAGGTTCCAGATGATCGCCGCCAACAGCAGGGCAAAAACCATCGCGAAGCCGGCCGAGGAGCCTACCTGTAGAATCAGCTCTACCGGCAGCAGGGCAATGATGCCGAATGCGACCGCGCCACTGGAAAGCAGCACGCCCAGGAAGTTGCACAGGCCGGACCACACCACCGCGACCGGTGCCGGCAGCGCATTGGTGTAGATCACGGTGGCCACCGCATTGGCGGTGTCGTGGAAGCCGTTGACGAATTCGAAGCCCAGGGCAATCAACAGTGCCAGGCCCAGCAGCAGAAACGGCGTGACCGTGGTGATCACCGTGCCGCTGGCGCTCACATCCTGTTTCAGGCTCCAGGCGGTGTAGGCGATACCGGCCAGCAGCAGGCCGAAGAACAACACGAGGGTGGCGCGCCCAGGCTTGTGGGCAAGCTGCGGGCGGGGGTCGCGTTGGGCCAGGTGCGGCTGGCTGGCCAGTAACGGGGTTGCCATGATGGCTCCGGTTGGCATTGGGCAAGTTGCCGAAGGCCTTGAGCATAGAAACAATTCGAAACCCGACCGTGACCTCGATCAATGAATTATCTAGGCTCAAGACGGACGGTAAATGCAGGAGAACGCCATGATCCGCTGCAAGCGTGTCTACGACGCGGTCACCGCCGACGATGGCCAGCGTGTGCTGGTAGACCGCCTGTGGCCGCGCAACCTGCGCAAGGAAGACCTGCACGGGCAGTGGTTGCGCGAAGTGGCACCCTCGCATGATTTGCGCAGGGCATTTCACCAGGGCGCGGTCGACTTTGCCGGTTTTACCCAGCGCTACCAGCAAGAGCTGGCTGCCCACCCCGAGCATTGGTACCCCTTGCTGGACCTGGCCGGAAAGGGCCCACTAACCCTGCTGTATGCAGGCAAGGACACCGAGCACAACAATGCGCGGGTGCTGGCCGAATGGCTGGAAAGCGAACTGGACCGTCATGGGCCGGGCAGTTCACCGGTATGCTATGCCCAATGAGTGATATTTGCTGCACCGGCCTCATCGCCGGCAAGCCAGCTCCTACAGGTACAACACTGGCTTCAAGGTTATCGCTGTGCCTGTGGGAGCTGGCTTGCCGGCGATGAGGCCGGCCCTGCCAAACTCCAGAGCCCATTGTGCGATGCCGCTACATTTGATTCCCGCCAACGACAATCACCGTTCGTTTGCCCGCGACCTCACGCGGCGCGCCATGCTGCCGTACTACCGTGAATTTGACCTGCTTTGGATCGAGGAAGCCTTCGACCAGGCGTGGGGTTGGCGCGAGCAGTGGCTGATCAGCGAAGGCGACAGCCCGTTGGGTTTCTGCAGCCTCAGCCAGGACCGCCAGGCGCTGTTTATCCGCGAGTTGCACCTGTTGCCCGAACACCGCGGCCGCGGTATCGGCAGCTGGGTACTGGAAGAGCTGGCGCTGTGGGCCGGTCAGCGGCGCCTGCCGTTGCTGAGGCTGATGGTGTTTCGCAGCAACCCGGCGCGGCTGTTGTACCAGCGCCACGGCTTTGTCGAAATGGGCGAGGACGCATGCTTTGTACGCATGCAACGCGCGATAGGTTAGTGGCGCAATGATGGCTTGTCTCCGCCGAAGCGCAGCGGCATAGTGAACCCAGGCGCTCACGGTCGCCCGTAGACGGGGCGGCTGGGGATGAGCGTGATCAGGGATAAGGAGAAGCCCACAATGAACGGGATTGGTCCGCGGCTGCGGGAAGAGCGTGAGCGCCTGGGCATGACCCAGCGCGTGTTTGGCGATATCGGTGGGGTCGAGCCCAACGCCCAGGGCAAGTATGAAAGCGGCGAGCGTACGCCGCGGGTCGATTACCTTGCAGCGCTGGCGGCCAGGGGGGTGGATGCACTGTACGTGCTTAGCGGCATGCGCACGCCGGCCCCGCTAGAGGGCTTGAGTACGGATGAGTCGGGGTTGCTGGGCGCCTTTAGGCAGTTGCCGATCGACGACCAGGCGGCCATCTGGCACCTGCTGGGCCGCTTGAGCAGCGATAGAAAGCCCCGGCAAACCGTGAGGCCTGTCACTGTTGAGCGTCAGGCGTTTCTTACAGAAGCAATGCGTTAGACCCGCTTGGAAAAATTTTGTTAAGGTGGCGGGATCCAATCGCCCTGCTGACGAGGTGTGTGCTTGATTAGGGTCTTAGTGGTCGACGATCACGATCTGGTACGAACCGGTATTACCCGCATGCTGGCCGACATCGATGGCCTGCAGGTGGTGGGTGAGGGTGACTCGGGCGAATCCGCGCTCAAGCTGGCCCGCGAGCTGAAGCCTGACGTGGTGCTGATGGACGTGAAAATGCCCGGCATCGGCGGCCTTGAGGCCACCCGCAAACTGCTGCGCAGCCACCCGGACATCAAGGTAGTGGCCGTGACCGTGTGCGAGGAAGACCCGTTCCCCACCCGCCTGTTGCAAGCCGGTGCCGCCGGCTACCTGACGAAGGGCGCAGGCCTTGACGAAATGGTCCAGGCCATCCGCCTGGCATTTGCCGGCCAGCGCTACATCAGCCCGCAAATCGCCCAGCAGCTGGCGCTGAAACCGTTCCAGCCGCAGGGCTCACCGTTCGACACGCTGTCGGAGCGGGAAATCCAGATTGCCCTGATGATCGTCGGCTGCCAGAAAGTGCAGATCATCTCTGACAAGTTGTGCCTCTCGCCCAAGACCGTCAATACTTACCGTTATCGGATCTTTGAAAAACTCTCGGTCACCAGCGACGTCGAACTGACCTTGCTGGCCGTTCGCCACGGTATGGTCGACGCAAGCCTGTAAAACCTCATGTCCCAAGTGTTTGATGCCAGCGCATTCCTGGCCACCTGCAGTGGTCGCCCGGGCGTTTACCGAATGTTCGACGCCGAAGCCCGGCTGCTTTACGTGGGCAAGGCCAAGAACCTCAAGAAACGCCTGGCCAGCTATTTCCGCAAGACCGGCCTGGCGCCCAAGACCGCCGCGCTGGTAGGGCGTATCGCGCAGGTCGAAACCACCATCACCGCCAACGAAACCGAGGCGTTGCTGCTGGAGCAGAACCTGATCAAGGAGTGGCGGCCGCCGTACAACATCCTGCTGCGCGACGACAAATCCTACCCTTACGTGTTCCTGTCCGACGGCGAGTTCCCGCGGTTGGGCATTCACCGTGGGGCGAAGAAGGCCAAGGGCCGCTACTTTGGCCCATACCCCAGCGCCGGGGCTATCCGCGAAAGCCTTAGCCTGCTGCAAAAGGCCTTTTCGGTGCGCCAGTGCGAAGACAGCTACTACGCCAACCGCACCCGGCCGTGCCTGCAGTACCAGATCAAACGCTGCAAAGGGCCCTGCACCGATCTGGTCACCCCCGAAGAATACGCCGAGGACGTGCGCCACTCGGTGATGTTCCTTGAAGGCCGTAGCCAGCAACTGGGCAACGAGCTGAATGCCGAGATGGAGAAGGCCGCCATGGCCCTCGACTTCGAAAAGGCCGCTGAGCTGCGCGACCAGATCGCCTTGTTGCGCCGCGTGCAGGACCAGCAGTACATCGAGGGCGGCAGTGGTGACGTCGATGTCATCGCCGCCTTCGTCAACCCGGGTGGCGCCTGCGTGCACCTGATCAGCGTGCGCGGTGGCCGGGTGCTGGGCAGCAAGAACTTCTTCCCGCAGGTGGGCATCGAGGAGGAAGTGGCCGAAGTCATGGCCGCATTCCTTTCCCAGTACTATCTGGGCAACGCCGAACGCGAACTGCCCGGCGAGTTGATCGTCAACGTTGTTCACGAAGATTTCGATGCCATCACCGAAGCGCTGCACACCCTGCGTGGCCGCGAGCTGACCATCAGCCACCGGGTACGCGGCACGCGCGCCCGCTGGCAGCAGCTGGCAGTGACCAATGCCGAGCAGGCGCTTAATGCTCGCCTGGCCAACCGCCAGCACATGGCTGCACGTTTCGAGGCCTTGGCCGAAGTGCTGGGCCTGGACGAAGTGCCGCAGCGCCTGGAATGCTACGACATCAGCCATTCCAGTGGCGAAGCTACCGTGGCCAGTTGCGTGGTATTCGGCCCAGAAGGCGCGCTGAAGTCCGACTATCGCCGCTTCAACATCGAAGGCGTCACGGCCGGCGATGACTACGCCGCCATGCACCAGGCCCTGACCCGCCGTTACGGGCGCATCAAGGACGGTGAGGGCAAGCTGCCCGACGTGTTGCTGGTGGACGGCGGCAAGGGCCAGCTGAACATGGCCCGCGATGTGATGCAGGAACTGGGCTTCACCGACCTGACCCTGCTCGGGGTGGCCAAGGGCGTAACCCGCAAGGCCGGTTTTGAAACCCTGTACCTGAACGACGTGCACCACGAGTTCACGCTGAAAGGTGATTCACCGGCCCTGCACCTGATTCAGCAGATCCGCGACGAAGCCCACCGTTTCGCCATTACTGGCCACCGCGCTCGCCGCGGCAAGGCCCGCCGGGTGTCCAGCCTGGAGGATGTGGCCGGGGTAGGGCCCAAACGCCGGCGCGATCTGCTGAAACATTTCGGCGGCCTGCAGGAGCTCAACCGCGCCAGTGTCGATGAAATCGCCAAAGCCCCCGGCATCAGTAAAAAGCTTGCCGAGTCGATTTATGCCAGCCTGCATAGCGAGTAGAATGCCGGGCTCAACTTGCAGCCAGTCGTACCGATGAATATTCCAAACCTGCTCACCGTTCTACGCGTCCTGCTCATTCCGTGCTTCATTCTGCTGTTCTACATGCCCTATGACTGGAGCTACATGGCAGCCAGCAGCGTGTTTGCCGTTGCCGCCGCCACCGACTGGCTGGACGGCTACCTGGCGCGTCGCCTGCAGCAGAGCACGCCGTTCGGTGCCTTCCTCGACCCGGTGGCTGACAAGCTGATGGTGGCCGTGGCCCTGGTGCTGCTGGTACAGACCCACGCCAACTTCTGGCTGACCCTGCCGGCGGCGGTCATCATTGGCCGCGAGATCGTGGTGTCGGCCCTGCGCGAGTGGATGGCCGAGCTAGGGGCGCGGGCGCATGTGGCGGTGTCCAACCTTGGCAAGTGGAAGACCGCGGCGCAGATGCTGGCGCTGGTGATCCTGCTGGCCAACCCGCCAGCGGTAACGTTCTGGGTGATTCTGGGCTACGGGCTGCTGCTGGTGGCGGCGGGGCTGACGCTGTGGTCGATGGTGCACTACCTGCTGGCTGCCTGGCCGCACCTGCGCGAAGGCTCCGAGCAGAAATAAACTTTTTTTGAATCAAGGGGTTGACGCTGTTTTAGAAATCGCTAGAATGGCACCCATCACGACGCGGGAATAGCTCAGTTGGTAGAGCACGACCTTGCCAAGGTCGGGGTCGCGAGTTCGAGTCTCGTTTCCCGCTCCAAATAAAGATCTACAGGTTTCCCTCGAAGTCTGTAAGTCGTCGAAAAAAGGCCCTTCGGGGCCTTTTTTCGTTTCTGCTGGAATCACCAATTAGCAGCCTTATCCCGGCATTTCAGGCCAGAGCCTGGTCGTGCGCCGGGCGTTATGGGTGCCTAGGATTTGGAGCTCGGTCGGCCCGGGATATGGCTAAGTATCGACTTGGAAAAGCCGCCATCGACACAAATATCCTGCCCGGTGACAAAGCCGGCTAGCGGGCTAACGAGAAACTCGATCACGTTCGCGATATCCATTGGCTCACCAATTCTCCCCAGCGGAATAATCCCTTCCCGTGCTTTCTTGATCTGCGGATCAGCATACATTTTTTCAGACATGGGTGTATGCGTCATACCTGGCGACACGACATTCACTCGAATGCCCTCAGGTGCCCACTCCAGAGCCAGCGTTTGCGCCAACATGGTTAATGCTGCCTTGGTGGGGCTGTAGGCGCCAGAGCCGGCATGCGGAAGCTGGCCAGACATCGAAGAGGTGAAGCACGCTGAGCCTCGGCTCTCGCGAAGATGCGGGTAGCTTGCCTTGGCAAGCAACCAAGCGCCGCGAAGATTGACGGCGAACATGTCGTCCCAGTCCTCAAGGGACAAATTACAGATCGCGCCGGGGCTGGCGATGCCGGCATTCGCAACCAGCGTGTCAAGCCCGCCAAATTCTGCAACTGCAGCTGCTACCAGCTGCTCAGGCACTGCAGGATCGCCAAGATCACCGGACAACGAAATCGCGACGCCACCCATGGCCTTGATTGTTCGAACGACCTCATCCTGGGTTGCGTTTGGAGCCTGGCCACAAACGGCAATTTTCGGCTGCGAGCCCCGGGCAAGCGCCGCCTCCGCGATTCTCAGGCATGCAGAAGCACCGATGCCGCTACTACCGCCACTAACCAACGCTCTCATTTGACAACCCTCACTCATGGATTTTGTTGTAGGTGGAGCCTTAACCTACAAAACTGAATGCAACTTTGCAATCAAATTGACAATGGAAGTCAGTTTCGTTATGGTTTTTTCGTCATCAGGATGTCCTTGACGGCGCAGTGGCTGGCGCCATCCAGTTACATCCATCGCGTCTCTCCGTAAGCGATAGCGGTCAACTTACAAAATCACAATATGAATGGCCCGTTTCACTCAGGTGAATACTCAACTGAAAGGATGTTTGGATATGATCATCAGCACGTTTTCTTATCTGTGGTCGTCCACGGCAATCGATGCAATTGCGCAGTTGTCTGAGCATGGGCACCGTGTGTTCGAGGTGCCCGTAAGCTCGCCACATTGCTGGCCGGTGGAAATGTCGACCGCAGAGCGTTCTGCTGCAAGCGTGCGACTGCGTCAGTACGATGCGAAGATCAGGTCGCTCAATGCCGGCGGCTATGACATAAACCTGGCCAGCCCCGCCGCCAACATGCGTCAGAAGAGCATCGATCACATCAAGGCGGTGATTGACCTGGCAGTCGCCTGGGATACCCGGGAGGTGGTGATCTCCCCTGGCACCCGGCGCCCGATGATTTCTCCACCGCTTGAAAAGACTTATGACTGGATGTACGAGAGCCTGGCGGTTTTGACGCCATTGGCGAAGCAGGCGGGTGTTCGCTTGCTGCTAGAAAATACCCCGTATTGCTTCACGCCTACGATGCGGGAGTTGGCAGAGGTTGTTGGGGTTCTCAATGATGATGTCGTCAGGGTCGTTTATGACATCGCCAATGCTGCTTATATAGGTGAGGATCCGGTAGCGAGTTTGTTGGCCTATCAAAGCGCTATCGACTTTGTGCATGTCTCCGACACCGGCACGGATGTTTGGGGTCATGATCCAGTTGGCACCGGAATCGTGGACTTCGTCGGATTGGGTGAGGCCGTTCACGCGACCTGCGGTATTGAAAACTGCGTGCTCGAAATCATCCGCGAAGAAAACGCTTTGTACGAGCTGAACAAAGGTGTGCAGGATCTGCGTGACAAGGGTTGGAACATTCCGTAATTGCTTTCCTGACGCGCGTCGTCACAATAGCCCTGAGGCCCGCACTGGGCCCAGGTGCACGTGAGAGGGTTAGCGTGAGGGCAGCGAATCTTCACCGCTCACCGAAGTCCACAGCGACCAGCACTCGCCAACCCTGATGGCCGACCTTTTCAAGCGTTCGATATGAGCATCCAGGGTTTCCTCGTGCATGCGTGCGATGGGGCCGGCGATGCTGAGGGTTGCCACTGGGCCCGAGTTGTTTGGCCGTGATACGTCGAATACAGGCACTGCCACAACGCACACGCCCACTTCACCTTCTTCTCTGACTATCGCGTGCCCCTCTTTGCGGATCAGCGCGATGTCATCGAAAATGTCGCGTATCGAAACGCGTGCGTTAGGCCCTGCGTACTCCCGGCTGTTCTCGATATCCCAGGCGGCGAGAATGCGCATCGCGCGTTCATCACGCATGGTGGAGAGCCATGCTTTGCCTGCCGCAGTGGTATGGGGAATGATTTTTTCATCCAGGGCGCGGCGGTATTGAAGCCCCCTGGTATTTTTCGTGGCTTGCAGTACCCACGTCAGATGATCCTCTGCAACTTCCGCCAAGCGAACATGTTCGCCGGTTTCCCTGGCGAGTTCGTTAAGCAAAGGTTGCATGATCCTGGCAAAGCCGGTTTCAGTGATGTAGTTCACGCCCATGCTGGGGATTTTCAGCGTCAGGCAGTAATGGTCCTGCTCGTCCTGGTAAACGTAGCCTCTTTCCCGCAGGGCGCTCAATATACGGTGAGCCGTGGCCATGGGCACTTGAGTCTGTTCACTGATTTCAGACAGGGCGAGGCCGCCTGGATGTGAAAGGAGCAGTTCCAAAGTATTGAAGTAGCGGCCTATATGTGACAATTTTCTAATCCTTTGTTTTGCGTCAGGGTGTTAGACCTTGATGGGGACGCCGCCCAGGCGATCTGACTCATAGGCCGCCTCGATGATACGCATGACGCGGTGCATGGTTGCTAGCCCGGCGCCTGCATAAGCACTATCACGGTCAGCCGCCAGGATGTCGGTTACGAAGTTGTCGTAATACACGTCAGAGTTCAAGCTCATGTGCAGGTCACTTGCCTGCCCGGCCGCGTCGACCAGCCGCATGCCATCTGCGGTGGAGCGTGCGTAAAACTGATCAGTTGACATTGAAAATGAATACTCCCGCTGCTCGGGGGTATTGGCGGGATAATTGTACCCCGTTTCGATAGTGCAGATGCAGCCACTCTCGGTCACCAGGGTCATCAACGAGCCGATCTCAACGGCTGTCAGTAGCGGGTCGCGATACATCACTGCCGACACGCTTCGAATCGCCTCGCCAGAAATTTCCTGAACCAGATCGACGAAATGTGGCGCGAGATTGATTGTGCATCCGCCACCCGAGCGTTTCGGCTCAAGCATCCAGGAGCAACTGTTAGCCAGGTAGCGGCCAGGCGGGCCAGCGTTGAATCGAAACGCCAGGGTCCTCCACTTGGCTTCACGCTGCCTGGCTTCTTGTTTCAGGCGGTTCAGTAATTCGCTGTGCCGCCATATCAGCGGCACCGCCACGAACAGGCCGTCGGCTTCGGTGCGTTGGTAAAGGTCCAGCACTTCGTGCTGGGTTAGTCCACAGGGCTTTTCCATCGCGAAGGGGACTTTTTGCTCGATCAATGCCGTACCCATGGCATACAGCTCATCGTGTGGGCCAAAGGCAAAGGCGAAATCAGCCTCCTCGTTTTCCAGCAGGGTTTCCCAGTGATCGTAAAGTTGTGCACCGAAACGCTGGGCGAGAGCAGGCCCCCGCGATCCTGTTGCGTCGGACACCGCCGTGACCGTTACATCAGGCAAACGCTCCAGAGCATCGAGATAGAGGGGGGTGTGCCAGTGACTGACTTCCAGGAGAACGACGTTCAAACATCCACCCTTTATAAATAAGTAAGTTTGAATACTTGCTGACGCTATCGAGGTTTCGGATGTGACCGCTAACCAGTAGCGCGCAAGCGACATTGGCGAAGTTGCAAGCAGCCTAACACGACCCTATTACGAACGGAAGTGAGTTACGTTGTTGTTGGGCGTTGAGCGCTGTGGAGGCAAGGCAGCCAGCACCAAGGATGTGAGCATGCCGAAAGCATGCGCATCGTTGAGGCTCCGATTGGCGTGATGAAGCACGCTCGGGCTGGCAGCCAGGGGGAGGAGGGGGTGTTACAGTCCGGTCGAGTAGCGACGCTCGATGTCTTTGAAGCCCAGGAAACCCAGTGCCAGCAAGGCTTGGCCTAAATGCATGGGCTGGCCATCAAGGGTTTTGCATCCGCGTGCTTGTGCCGCCAGTAACAACGCGGTTGGCTCGGATCGAGTGATGTTGTCGACCACCACCATGGCGGGGGTCAAGTGCTCTGCTTCTATTGGCATCGGATCATCAGGGTTCATGCCGAGCGGGGTAGCATTGATAACGATGTCATGACCTGCAGGGTCTGCGGGCCCTGCCTGCACATCGCACAAACCTTCTTTGCCAGCGTTTTGCGCCAGGTCGGCGGCACGGTGCGGATCCAGATCTGAAATGATCAGTGAGCGGGCGCCAGCAGCGGCAACGGCAAAAGCGATGTCCCTTCCCGAGCCACCGGCTCCGACCAGGAGAACCGATTTCCCAAGTACAGAAACTCCCTGACGCTGCATGCCCAGTATGCAGCCGAGCCCATCGAACACAGCGCCCTCCCAGCGACCGTCCTTGTCGCAGCGAACCACATTTATTGCCCCTACCTGGCGCGCGGTGGGGTGAAGAATGTCCACGACTTCAAGCATGGTTTGCTTGTGCGGCATGGTGACCAGAAGCCCAGCGAGGTTGCGCACAGCGCGCGCGCCTTTGACAAACTCGGCCAGGCCCTGCGTGCCGACCTCCAATGGGATGCAGACGGCGTCAGTCTGTGCTTCGGCGAATAGCCTGTTCAGCAGCATCGGGGATTTGGCGCTCTTGAGCGGGTCACCTATCAATCCATAGATGCGCGTGTTGCCGGTGATGAGTGGGTGCATGTGGACCTACTGTAGTTGGCGAGTGCGCGCCAATTGCCAGCTCGCGGATTGGATTCTTGCTGGCGGCGCACACGTTCATCGCCTTGGGGCTCAACGTGCTGCGCAGGGCAATTGCGCAACACGTTGAGCGTGATGGGTCTGGTTGTCAGGTGTGCGTCACTGCAGTTGATTTTTCAGCGCTTGATTGGGGGCGCTACTGCTCGATCTGGGATTGGACTTTTCCTGCAGCAGTTCGTACTCCTCCTTCGACATCGGCACAGCGTTGGGGTCGCCAAGTTCGCTCAGGCGAATACGGAACGTTTCGCGGGTAGTGAACGCTGCAATTGCGCAGATTGCACAGATACCAAACGTCAGGGCGCCAATTTTCAGGGGGATATTTTCGGTGCCAGGAGGCGCAACCGATACGAACAGCGCTGGCAGAAACGCAGTGCATGCCACGCCGATGTTTTGACCGATAGCCATACCGGTGACGCGTACCCGAGTGCGGAACAACTCTGGGAACATGCTTGGGAAAACACCATTGAAACCTTGGTAGGCCACGCCCCACATGAGAAGCGACAGGATCAGTGACAGCCAGAGATTGTGGATGCTGATCGCATAGAGGTACCCAAACGACAACAGGCCGCCGCAGAGCACGCCCACGATCACTGGGGGGCGACGCCCAATTCTGTCAGAGAGTTTACCGACGAATGGGATAAGTATCACCGCGCACAAATTGCCCAGGACTGGAATCCACATGAACAAGCCTGAGGGGAAGCCAATACCGTAAGCAGGCTGGACTGCATAGGTGGCGCCGAACACGGAGGCGAGGATTGCCAGGACTGCAGAGAGTGCCATGCAGACGACGCGCAACACATCCTTCCAGCTTTCGGTGAGCACTTCGACCACTGGCAATTTACGAGGCTTGTCCCCTGCTTGCGCCTCAGCGAAGACCGGGGCTTCATGTACTTCACGGCGGATGATCCAGCCGACCACAAGCACCACAGCGCTAAGCAGGAACGGAATTCGCCAGCCCCAGGACGCAAAATCATCTGCGGGCATGAATTGGGCCAGCGGCAGGAAAACCCCCGCCGCCAACAGTTGCCCAGCTTGCACGCCTTGAAGCGTAAAGCTTGCGAAGTAACCACGGCGCCCATCAGGGGCATGCTCCATGGTCATGGAGCTTGCGCAAGACACCTCGCCGGCAACCGCAAACCCTTGGATAAGACGCAAGGTGATCAGTATTGCGGGCGCCCACACGCCGATCTGCTCGTAGGTGGGGAGCAGGCCAATGCACATGGTCGAGAAACCCATCAAGAACATGCAGTAGACCAGGACGGTCTTGCGGCCATGGCGGTCACCCAGGTGCCCCAGCACCACCGCGCCTATAGGGCGTGCGATGTATCCCACGCCGAAGCTGGCGAGTGAAACGATGATGCCCACGGTGGGATTGTCCGTTGGAAAGAACAGCTGCGGGAAAAGCAGGGCTGCGGCAGTCGCATAAATGAAAAAGTCATAGTACTCCAACGCCGATCCGATCCAGCCGCTAGCAGCGGCCTTCCTCGACTGACGCTTGGAGTGTGGATCGCTCGGGATGCCATGGCTCATGAAGTGTCTCCGATACCGTGATTTTATTATTGTAACTTCGTTCCATTTGTAATGTTGTTCCCGAGTATTGCCTTTGTCAAGGGTGCAGGCACAGCTCACGACCCGGACGTGGACGTGCGACAGGCTGGCTGCTCAAGCCGCGTTCAGTGTTGATGGCAAGGGTGCATTTGCGTTGACGTGACGATCAGACGATGCTTACTATTGTAACTGTGTTCCAAATAGAACGGCGTGACATTTTGGTTGGCGCTGCTCATAACCAGCTGAGAAGAATCCCATGAGAGTCGTTAAAGGTGCTGTTGATCGCTGCCTTGAGGCTATCGAGCTGCTGGCTCGTGAAGCCCGCTGGATGCGAATGTCTGATATTGCAGGTGAACTGGGGATGGAGAAGGGGCCGGCCCACCGTGTGCTTGCGCAGTTGGTCGAACAAGGATGGGCCGAGCAGGATGAGGCAACATCCCAATACCGGCTGACACTCAAGCTGGCGCTTTTGGGGCAGCGTTACCTGAACGGCATCGGGTTGCCGGAGCTTGTGCAGCCGATCATTGAAAACGTAGCGTCTTTATCCCATGAGCTGGTACGCCTGACTGTCGTCTGCGAGGGCGGTTTGTCTTGGCTCGCCTCGGCCCAAGGCGCCGCACCTGGTTTGATGTACTCGCCAGCCATGGATCAGCCAATCAATCTGTACACCACTGCTAACGGCAAAGCCTGGCTTGCATCCATGCCTGACGAGCAAGCTGTCGAAATTGCGATCCGCGACGGTTTGGGCAAAGACCTGGGTATAGGTAAAGGCCCCAAGGCTATCAATACCGTTGAACGCTTGCTTTCCGACTTGGCGGCGACCAGATCACGGGGTTATGGGCTCGTTGTGGAAGAGGCTGAGGCTGGTGTGTGGGCAATCGCGGTGCCGGTGAAGATGATCCCGTCTGGAGTTGTGGTCGGGACCATGAGTATTGCCGGCCCGGTGTTGCGGATGCATCCAGACCGCTACGACGATTTGCATGCACTGCTTGAGGATGCTGCGAACAAGCTTGGTACGGTATGGCCTCGGCAACCCAGCGTGCAGGGGTGAAGCTCATGGATCAGTGCAGTCAATCAGCTGATGCGCGTGAACCCACCCTTTTGCAAGCCGCCGCGTACCTCGCGAACGCACGCCAAACGGGTAATCGACTAGATGCTCTGCCCTGCAATGAG
It contains:
- a CDS encoding IclR family transcriptional regulator, giving the protein MSHIGRYFNTLELLLSHPGGLALSEISEQTQVPMATAHRILSALRERGYVYQDEQDHYCLTLKIPSMGVNYITETGFARIMQPLLNELARETGEHVRLAEVAEDHLTWVLQATKNTRGLQYRRALDEKIIPHTTAAGKAWLSTMRDERAMRILAAWDIENSREYAGPNARVSIRDIFDDIALIRKEGHAIVREEGEVGVCVVAVPVFDVSRPNNSGPVATLSIAGPIARMHEETLDAHIERLKRSAIRVGECWSLWTSVSGEDSLPSR
- a CDS encoding Gfo/Idh/MocA family protein → MNVVLLEVSHWHTPLYLDALERLPDVTVTAVSDATGSRGPALAQRFGAQLYDHWETLLENEEADFAFAFGPHDELYAMGTALIEQKVPFAMEKPCGLTQHEVLDLYQRTEADGLFVAVPLIWRHSELLNRLKQEARQREAKWRTLAFRFNAGPPGRYLANSCSWMLEPKRSGGGCTINLAPHFVDLVQEISGEAIRSVSAVMYRDPLLTAVEIGSLMTLVTESGCICTIETGYNYPANTPEQREYSFSMSTDQFYARSTADGMRLVDAAGQASDLHMSLNSDVYYDNFVTDILAADRDSAYAGAGLATMHRVMRIIEAAYESDRLGGVPIKV
- a CDS encoding shikimate dehydrogenase family protein, producing MHPLITGNTRIYGLIGDPLKSAKSPMLLNRLFAEAQTDAVCIPLEVGTQGLAEFVKGARAVRNLAGLLVTMPHKQTMLEVVDILHPTARQVGAINVVRCDKDGRWEGAVFDGLGCILGMQRQGVSVLGKSVLLVGAGGSGRDIAFAVAAAGARSLIISDLDPHRAADLAQNAGKEGLCDVQAGPADPAGHDIVINATPLGMNPDDPMPIEAEHLTPAMVVVDNITRSEPTALLLAAQARGCKTLDGQPMHLGQALLALGFLGFKDIERRYSTGL
- a CDS encoding MFS transporter; its protein translation is MSHGIPSDPHSKRQSRKAAASGWIGSALEYYDFFIYATAAALLFPQLFFPTDNPTVGIIVSLASFGVGYIARPIGAVVLGHLGDRHGRKTVLVYCMFLMGFSTMCIGLLPTYEQIGVWAPAILITLRLIQGFAVAGEVSCASSMTMEHAPDGRRGYFASFTLQGVQAGQLLAAGVFLPLAQFMPADDFASWGWRIPFLLSAVVLVVGWIIRREVHEAPVFAEAQAGDKPRKLPVVEVLTESWKDVLRVVCMALSAVLAILASVFGATYAVQPAYGIGFPSGLFMWIPVLGNLCAVILIPFVGKLSDRIGRRPPVIVGVLCGGLLSFGYLYAISIHNLWLSLILSLLMWGVAYQGFNGVFPSMFPELFRTRVRVTGMAIGQNIGVACTAFLPALFVSVAPPGTENIPLKIGALTFGICAICAIAAFTTRETFRIRLSELGDPNAVPMSKEEYELLQEKSNPRSSSSAPNQALKNQLQ
- a CDS encoding IclR family transcriptional regulator; translated protein: MRVVKGAVDRCLEAIELLAREARWMRMSDIAGELGMEKGPAHRVLAQLVEQGWAEQDEATSQYRLTLKLALLGQRYLNGIGLPELVQPIIENVASLSHELVRLTVVCEGGLSWLASAQGAAPGLMYSPAMDQPINLYTTANGKAWLASMPDEQAVEIAIRDGLGKDLGIGKGPKAINTVERLLSDLAATRSRGYGLVVEEAEAGVWAIAVPVKMIPSGVVVGTMSIAGPVLRMHPDRYDDLHALLEDAANKLGTVWPRQPSVQG